A stretch of the Malus sylvestris chromosome 10, drMalSylv7.2, whole genome shotgun sequence genome encodes the following:
- the LOC126586557 gene encoding LRR receptor-like serine/threonine-protein kinase RGI2, whose protein sequence is MPMLSSMHSSLLSYNHHQMPRQSFTTRCYHHHHHHHLLFSLLVFLLLSTLLPLSATNIEVVTLHSWLQTSTLPPPSSSDFSNWNPKDPNPCSWSYITCSPQNFVTEINIQSLELALPFPSNLSSLAFLQKLIISGANLTGTLSPDIGYCNALTVIDVSSNSLVAEIPSTIGKLQNLQDLILNSNQLTGQIPKELGDCTSLKNLHVFDNYLSGSIPAELGKLVNLEVIRAGGNKDISGKIPDELGNCKNLLVLGLADTKVSGSLPTSLGKLRMLQTLSVYTTMISGEIPPEIGNCSELVNLFLYENDLSGSLPSELGKLQKLEKMLLWQNNLDGTIPEEIGNCRSLMTIDLSLNSVSGSIPQSFGNLSNLQELMLSNNNISGSIPSVLSNATKLLQLQLDTNQISGLIPTQFGMLPELTVFFAWQNKLEGSIPSELASCKSLQALDLSHNALTGSLPPGLFQLQNLTKLLLISNELSGSIPSDIGNCSSLIRLRLVNNRISGEIPKEIGFLDNLSFLDLSENNLVGPLPDEIGKCSSLQLLNLSNNTLGGTLPSLFSSLTRLEVLDVSVNQISGQIPESYGKLASLNRLILSGNSLSGPIPSSLGHCSSLQLLDLSSNKLSGAIPEDLFEIEALDIALNLSFNALSGVIPPQISALNKLSILDLSHNKLEGDLLVLSGLANLVSLNISYNNFTGYLPDEKLFRQLSPTDLAGNKGLCSRGHDQCFLSNGTTTSMTNSGRFRRSWRLKLAIGLLIAFTIALAIFGAVAVYRTRKMMGDENDSEMGGDSWPWQFTPFQKVNFSVDQVLKCLVETNVIGKGCSGVVYRAEMENEDIAVKKLWPAKITTKYDCQRDRFGINAGVRDSFSAEVKTLGSIRHKNIVRFLGCCWNRNTRLLMYEYMSNGSLGGLLHERSGNCLEWELRYRIVLGAAQGLAYLHHDCVPPIVHRDIKANNILIGPDFEPCIADFGLAKLVDEGDFARSSNTVAGSYGYIAPEYGYMMKITEKSDVYSYGVVVLEVLTGKQPIDPTIPDGLHIVDWVRQKRGGVEVLDQSLLARPESEIEEMLQTLGVALLCINSNPDDRPTMKDVAAMLKEIRQEREECMKANMLRNGSSENGGQENNITCSGGSSSAMAVQQHSYPSSTSTSFSASSLLYTSPPPNVRKSSK, encoded by the exons ATGCCAATGCTGAGTAGCATGcactcctctctcctctcctacAACCACCACCAAATGCCGAGGCAATCCTTCACCACTCGCtgctaccaccaccaccaccaccaccacttgcTCTTTTCTCTTCTCGTCTTCCTCTTGCTATCCACACTTTTACCACTTTCAGCTACAAACATTGAGGTTGTCACACTACATTCATGGCTTCAAACCTCTACCTTGCCCCCGCCGTCATCATCGGATTTCTCCAACTGGAACCCTAAAGACCCCAACCCTTGTAGTTGGTCATACATAACCTGTTCTCCTCAAAACTTTGTCACCGAAATCAATATCCAATCCCTTGAGCTAGCCCTTCCCTTTCCTTCCAATCTCTCCTCCCTTGCCTTCCTCCAAAAGCTCATCATTTCTGGTGCTAACCTCACCGGGACACTCTCACCCGATATCGGATACTGCAATGCACTTACTGTCATTGATGTTAGCTCAAACAGTCTTGTGGCAGAAATTCCTTCAACCATTGGAAAGCTGCAAAATCTTCAGGACTTGATTTTAAATTCTAACCAACTCACTGGGCAGATACCAAAAGAGCTTGGTGATTGCACCAGCCTGAAGAATCTCCACGTATTTGACAACTATCTCTCCGGGAGTATTCCTGCCGAGCTTGGCAAACTAGTAAACTTGGAAGTTATTCGTGCCGGTGGGAACAAAGACATTTCAGGAAAAATCCCTGATGAGCTTGGAAACTGCAAGAACTTGCTGGTGCTTGGCCTTGCTGATACTAAAGTTTCCGGCTCCTTACCTACTTCATTAGGTAAACTACGCATGCTGCAAACTCTGTCTGTTTATACCACAATGATTTCGGGTGAGATTCCGCCGGAGATTGGCAACTGTTCGGAGCTTGTGAACTTGTTTTTGTACGAGAATGATCTGTCCGGTTCACTACCATCAGAGTTAGGTAAACTTcagaagttggagaagatgttACTGTGGCAAAACAATCTTGATGGTACTATTCCTGAGGAAATTGGTAACTGCAGAAGCTTGATGACCATAGATCTCTCTTTGAATTCTGTCTCTGGAAGCATACCACAATCATTCGGGAACCTCTCGAATCTTCAAGAGCTTATGCTTAGCAACAATAACATTTCTGGTTCAATCCCATCGGTTCTTTCCAATGCTACAAAACTCTTGCAGCTTCAGCTCGATACTAATCAGATTTCGGGCTTAATCCCAACTCAGTTTGGAATGTTGCCAGAGCTGACAGTGTTTTTCGCTTGGCAGAACAAACTCGAAGGCAGCATTCCATCCGAATTGGCTAGCTGTAAGAGCCTTCAGGCTCTTGATCTCTCACACAATGCTCTCACCGGTAGCTTACCTCCTGGCCTATTTCAGCTCCAAAATTTAACCAAGCTTCTATTGATTTCTAATGAACTTTCCGGTTCCATACCTTCTGATATTGGAAATTGCAGCTCTCTTATCCGTCTCCGCCTTGTAAACAACAGAATCAGTGGAGAGATCCCAAAAGAAATTGGGTTTCTCGACAACCTTAGCTTCCTTGACCTGTCCGAAAACAATCTTGTTGGTCCGCTGCCTGATGAAATTGGAAAATGCAGTTCACTGCAGCTGCTGAACTTAAGTAACAATACCCTTGGAGGTACATTGCCTAGCCTTTTCTCTTCCCTCACACGGCTTGAGGTACTGGATGTCTCTGTGAATCAAATTTCGGGTCAGATTCCCGAGAGTTATGGCAAGCTTGCTTCACTTAACCGGCTCATCCTCAGCGGGAACTCCCTCTCTGGACCGATCCCCTCTTCCCTTGGTCATTGTTCAAGCCTTCAGCTACTTGATCTTAGCAGCAACAAGCTCAGTGGCGCAATCCCCGAGGACTTGTTTGAGATTGAAGCTCTTGACATTGCTCTAAACCTGAGTTTCAATGCCTTATCCGGTGTAATCCCACCACAGATTTCTGCTCTGAACAAGCTGTCCATACTAGACCTTTCACACAACAAGCTTGAAGGTGACTTGTTGGTGTTATCCGGTCTTGCAAATCTTGTTTCCTTGAACATCTCATATAACAATTTTACCGGCTATCTCCCCGATGAAAAGCTCTTTCGACAGTTGTCACCAACGGACCTGGCAGGAAACAAAGGGTTGTGCTCTAGAGGCCATGACCAATGTTTCCTCAGCAATGGGACCACAACGAGCATGACAAATAGCGGCCGTTTCAGGAGGTCATGGAGGCTTAAGTTAGCCATTGGATTGTTGATTGCCTTTACCATTGCCTTGGCAATTTTCGGGGCTGTTGCAGTGTATCGAACGCGAAAGATGATGGGAGACGAAAACGATTCTGAGATGGGAGGGGACTCGTGGCCTTGGCAGTTTACTCCCTTCCAGAAGGTAAATTTTTCGGTGGATCAAGTACTAAAATGTCTGGTGGAAACCAATGTAATAGGAAAGGGATGTTCAGGAGTTGTTTACCGGGCGGAAATGGAGAACGAGGACATTGCAGTAAAGAAGCTCTGGCCAGCAAAGATCACTACTAAATATGACTGTCAACGTGACAGGTTTGGAATCAATGCAGGTGTTCGCGATTCCTTTTCAGCTGAAGTGAAGACCCTTGGCTCAATTCGCCACAAGAACATTGTTAGGTTCTTGGGTTGCTGTTGGAATCGAAACACGAGACTGCTAATGTATGAGTACATGTCGAATGGGAGCTTGGGCGGTTTACTTCACGAAAGAAGTGGTAACTGCTTGGAATGGGAATTGAGATATCGGATTGTGCTGGGAGCGGCACAAGGCTTGGCCTACTTGCATCACGATTGCGTTCCTCCGATTGTTCACAGGGACATCAAGGCCAATAACATCCTCATTGGTCCGGACTTTGAGCCCTGCATTGCTGATTTCGGGCTTGCCAAGCTTGTTGATGAAGGAGATTTTGCTCGATCCTCCAACACAGTTGCTGGTTCTTATGGCTACATTGCTCCTG AATATGGATACATGATGAAGATAACAGAGAAAAGTGACGTATACAGCTACGGTGTAGTTGTGTTAGAAGTACTAACAGGGAAACAACCGATCGATCCAACCATACCAGACGGGTTGCACATTGTAGATTGGGTTAGGCAGAAGAGAGGGGGAGTTGAAGTCCTCGATCAAAGCCTACTTGCCCGGCCAGAGtccgaaattgaagaaatgcTGCAGACTCTAGGTGTGGCATTGCTCTGCATAAACTCAAACCCAGATGACAGACCAACCATGAAAGACGTAGCGGCAATGCTCAAAGAAATAAGGCAGGAGAGGGAGGAATGCATGAAAGCTAACATGCTTCGAAACGGATCTTCTGAAAATGGTGGACAAGAAAATAACATAACCTGCAGTGGAGGAAGCTCATCGGCTATGGCTGTGCAGCAACATTCGTACCCTTCGAGTACCAGCACAAGTTTCTCAGCATCCTCATTGCTATACACTTCTCCTCCTCCTAATGTCCGAAAAAGTTCCAAATAA
- the LOC126586558 gene encoding B3 domain-containing transcription factor ABI3-like isoform X2 — MKGEQVQVQVPVHHQHQDLHAGDLDTLGVDPRKMWLDDDQETTLDVNDPSIFYNDKFPPLPDFPCMSSSSSSSSTPAPVKTVTCSSSSPSVSSSSSAASWAVLKSDAEPEDGERKQQQHNSYHHQYSQIDDQTVDAHALSSTVSMEISQPLDLSGGIDCMDEMGTFGYMDLFESNECFDPSSIFQSDSLFMEQFQQDQDNQHLAMAHQLQDHHEIATTIQSNPQQQKQVVGQDEENTNKDQSNDKKDPDDMAMVFLEWLRSNRETVSAEDLRSVKIKKSTIECAARRLGGGKEAMKQLLKLVLEWVQTNHLQKRRSNSITTKDSNLIAQQQYQDPYQNPNPNSIPRVLESNPSCNFTQRPCMAPPPHAAAYDPAAGGLLVPIPPPASPPPAAYPSMMGYMTADPFGNGPSSYQPSPEYHHHMIDSGQPSWQSSPFGMVGTAPYGSFPDNNIHLAPPQHHPQAFAGYSSQYQPYQYFPGNGERQLMRLGPSATKEARKKRMARQRRLVSHHRHHGHQQNSQQLNNEMPDHNYLQQTRFVGNTTDLNCTGAVPLQPNPGNWFYWPTATAALSSSAVAMMPSIMPEAAPLPPVQQMDRPASNQAQNYNQGRSAAQERQERQERRQGWKSEKNLKFLLQKVLKQSDVGSLGRIVLPKKEAETHLPELDARDGISIAMEDIGTSRVWNMRYRYWPNNKSRMYLLENTGDFVRANGLQEGDFIVIYSDVKCNKYMIRGVKVRQEGPKSEGNKRPGKTQRNQHASTPAVNNGSSPSSATTAHKKITVK, encoded by the exons ATGAAGGGCGAGCAAGTTCAAGTTCAAGTTCCGGTTCATCACCAACATCAAGATCTGCATGCAGGAGATCTGGATACTCTTGGAGTGGACCCCAGAAAGATGTGGCTTGACGATGACCAAGAAACCACTCTCGATGTGAATGACCCTTCCATCTTCTACAACGACAAGTTCCCTCCTCTCCCTGACTTCCCATGcatgtcctcctcctcctcttcatcCTCCACTCCTGCGCCGGTCAAGACAGTCACGTGCTCCTCATCCTCGCCCTCGGTTTCCTCGTCCTCCTCCGCGGCCTCTTGGGCCGTTCTCAAGTCGGACGCGGAGCCCGAAGATGGGGAGAGAAAGCAGCAGCAGCACAACAGTTACCACCACCAGTACTCGCAGATTGATGATCAGACGGTTGATGCGCATGCATTGTCCTCCACCGTCTCGATGGAGATCTCTCAGCCGTTGGATCTCAGTGGCGGAATAGATTGCATGGATGAGATGGGGACTTTTGGTTACATGGATCTGTTTGAATCCAACGAGTGTTTTGACCCTTCTTCCATTTTCCAAAGTGATAGCCTTTTCATGGAGCAGTTTCAACAAGATCAAGATAATCAGCATTTAGCCATGGCCCACCAATTACAAGACCATCATGAAATTGCTACTACTATTCAGTCTAATccccaacaacaaaaacaagtaGTTGGACAGGATGAGGAGAATACTAATAAGGATCAGAGTAATGATAAAAAGGATCCGGATGACATGGCCATGGTGTTCTTGGAGTGGCTGAGGTCCAACAGAGAGACGGTCTCCGCCGAAGACTTGAGAAGTGTGAAGATCAAGAAGTCGACGATCGAGTGCGCCGCCAGGCGCTTGGGCGGAGGAAAAGAGGCCATGAAGCAGTTGCTTAAACTTGTCCTTGAGTGGGTTCAGACCAACCATCTACAAAAGAGGCGCAGCAATAGCATCACCACCAAAGACTCCAACCTAATAGCCCAACAACAATACCAAGACCCttatcaaaaccctaaccctaactcTATCCCTAGAGTACTTGAATCAAACCCTTCTTGTAATTTCACTCAGAGACCATGTATGGCGCCTCCACCACATGCAGCCGCCTATGATCCGGCGGCGGGGGGACTACTTGTCCCCATTCCGCCTCCAGCTTCTCCTCCGCCGGCGGCTTATCCTTCCATGATGGGGTATATGACGGCTGACCCTTTTGGGAATGGGCCAAGCTCATACCAACCATCTCCGGAGTATCATCATCACATGATTGACTCCGGTCAGCCATCATGGCAGTCGTCTCCGTTTGGTATGGTGGGAACGGCCCCTTACGGGTCCTTCCCGGATAATAACATTCACCTAGCCCCTCCCCAACACCATCCCCAGGCTTTTGCCGGGTACAGCAGTCAGTACCAGCCTTATCAATATTTCCCGGGGAATGGTGAGCGTCAATTGATGAGGTTAGGGCCTTCAGCTACCAAAGAAGCAAGGAAGAAGCGGATGGCGAGGCAGCGAAGGCTTGTGTCTCACCATAGGCACCACGGTCATCAACAGAATTCTCAGCAACTTAATAATGAAATGCCAGATCATAACTATCTTCAGCAGACAAGGTTTGTTGGGAACACTACTGATCTTAATTGCACTGGTGCTGTGCCGCTGCAGCCAAATCCGGGCAACTGGTTTTACTGGCCCACCGCCACAGCAGCCCTGTCCTCTTCTGCCGTGGCCATGATGCCTAGCATTATGCCGGAAGCCGCACCACTTCCTCCAGTGCAGCAAATGGATAGGCCGGCTAGTAATCAAGCACAGAATTACAATCAGGGCCGTAGTGCTGCGCAGGAAAGGCAAGAAAGACAGGAGAGGCGCCAG GGATGGAAATCTGAGAAGAATCTTAAGTTTCTCCTTCAGAAGGTATTGAAGCAGAGTGATGTGGGTAGTCTTGGAAGGATTGTGTTGCCAAAA AAAGAAGCAGAAACTCATCTTCCTGAATTGGATGCAAGAGACGGAATTTCCATTGCAATGGAAGACATTGGGACTTCTCGTGTGTGGAACATGCGCTATAG GTACTGGCCCAACAACAAAAGCAGGATGTATCTCCTTGAAAACACAG GAGATTTTGTGAGAGCCAATGGACTCCAAGAAGGAGACTTCATAGTCATCTATTCCGATGTGAAATGCAACAAATAT ATGATACGAGGAGTGAAGGTACGGCAAGAGGGGCCAAAATCAGAGGGCAACAAAAGGCCGGGAAAGACACAAAGGAACCAGCATGCAAGCACTCCAGCTGTCAACAATGGATCGTCACCTTCTTCAGCCACAACCGCACACAAGAAAATAACAGTAAAGTAA
- the LOC126586558 gene encoding B3 domain-containing transcription factor ABI3-like isoform X1, with protein sequence MKGEQVQVQVPVHHQHQDLHAGDLDTLGVDPRKMWLDDDQETTLDVNDPSIFYNDKFPPLPDFPCMSSSSSSSSTPAPVKTVTCSSSSPSVSSSSSAASWAVLKSDAEPEDGERKQQQHNSYHHQYSQIDDQTVDAHALSSTVSMEISQPLDLSGGIDCMDEMGTFGYMDLFESNECFDPSSIFQSDSLFMEQFQQDQDNQHLAMAHQLQDHHEIATTIQSNPQQQKQVVGQDEENTNKDQSNDKKDPDDMAMVFLEWLRSNRETVSAEDLRSVKIKKSTIECAARRLGGGKEAMKQLLKLVLEWVQTNHLQKRRSNSITTKDSNLIAQQQYQDPYQNPNPNSIPRVLESNPSCNFTQRPCMAPPPHAAAYDPAAGGLLVPIPPPASPPPAAYPSMMGYMTADPFGNGPSSYQPSPEYHHHMIDSGQPSWQSSPFGMVGTAPYGSFPDNNIHLAPPQHHPQAFAGYSSQYQPYQYFPGNGERQLMRLGPSATKEARKKRMARQRRLVSHHRHHGHQQNSQQLNNEMPDHNYLQQTRFVGNTTDLNCTGAVPLQPNPGNWFYWPTATAALSSSAVAMMPSIMPEAAPLPPVQQMDRPASNQAQNYNQGRSAAQERQERQERRQGWKSEKNLKFLLQKVLKQSDVGSLGRIVLPKKEAETHLPELDARDGISIAMEDIGTSRVWNMRYSFRYWPNNKSRMYLLENTGDFVRANGLQEGDFIVIYSDVKCNKYMIRGVKVRQEGPKSEGNKRPGKTQRNQHASTPAVNNGSSPSSATTAHKKITVK encoded by the exons ATGAAGGGCGAGCAAGTTCAAGTTCAAGTTCCGGTTCATCACCAACATCAAGATCTGCATGCAGGAGATCTGGATACTCTTGGAGTGGACCCCAGAAAGATGTGGCTTGACGATGACCAAGAAACCACTCTCGATGTGAATGACCCTTCCATCTTCTACAACGACAAGTTCCCTCCTCTCCCTGACTTCCCATGcatgtcctcctcctcctcttcatcCTCCACTCCTGCGCCGGTCAAGACAGTCACGTGCTCCTCATCCTCGCCCTCGGTTTCCTCGTCCTCCTCCGCGGCCTCTTGGGCCGTTCTCAAGTCGGACGCGGAGCCCGAAGATGGGGAGAGAAAGCAGCAGCAGCACAACAGTTACCACCACCAGTACTCGCAGATTGATGATCAGACGGTTGATGCGCATGCATTGTCCTCCACCGTCTCGATGGAGATCTCTCAGCCGTTGGATCTCAGTGGCGGAATAGATTGCATGGATGAGATGGGGACTTTTGGTTACATGGATCTGTTTGAATCCAACGAGTGTTTTGACCCTTCTTCCATTTTCCAAAGTGATAGCCTTTTCATGGAGCAGTTTCAACAAGATCAAGATAATCAGCATTTAGCCATGGCCCACCAATTACAAGACCATCATGAAATTGCTACTACTATTCAGTCTAATccccaacaacaaaaacaagtaGTTGGACAGGATGAGGAGAATACTAATAAGGATCAGAGTAATGATAAAAAGGATCCGGATGACATGGCCATGGTGTTCTTGGAGTGGCTGAGGTCCAACAGAGAGACGGTCTCCGCCGAAGACTTGAGAAGTGTGAAGATCAAGAAGTCGACGATCGAGTGCGCCGCCAGGCGCTTGGGCGGAGGAAAAGAGGCCATGAAGCAGTTGCTTAAACTTGTCCTTGAGTGGGTTCAGACCAACCATCTACAAAAGAGGCGCAGCAATAGCATCACCACCAAAGACTCCAACCTAATAGCCCAACAACAATACCAAGACCCttatcaaaaccctaaccctaactcTATCCCTAGAGTACTTGAATCAAACCCTTCTTGTAATTTCACTCAGAGACCATGTATGGCGCCTCCACCACATGCAGCCGCCTATGATCCGGCGGCGGGGGGACTACTTGTCCCCATTCCGCCTCCAGCTTCTCCTCCGCCGGCGGCTTATCCTTCCATGATGGGGTATATGACGGCTGACCCTTTTGGGAATGGGCCAAGCTCATACCAACCATCTCCGGAGTATCATCATCACATGATTGACTCCGGTCAGCCATCATGGCAGTCGTCTCCGTTTGGTATGGTGGGAACGGCCCCTTACGGGTCCTTCCCGGATAATAACATTCACCTAGCCCCTCCCCAACACCATCCCCAGGCTTTTGCCGGGTACAGCAGTCAGTACCAGCCTTATCAATATTTCCCGGGGAATGGTGAGCGTCAATTGATGAGGTTAGGGCCTTCAGCTACCAAAGAAGCAAGGAAGAAGCGGATGGCGAGGCAGCGAAGGCTTGTGTCTCACCATAGGCACCACGGTCATCAACAGAATTCTCAGCAACTTAATAATGAAATGCCAGATCATAACTATCTTCAGCAGACAAGGTTTGTTGGGAACACTACTGATCTTAATTGCACTGGTGCTGTGCCGCTGCAGCCAAATCCGGGCAACTGGTTTTACTGGCCCACCGCCACAGCAGCCCTGTCCTCTTCTGCCGTGGCCATGATGCCTAGCATTATGCCGGAAGCCGCACCACTTCCTCCAGTGCAGCAAATGGATAGGCCGGCTAGTAATCAAGCACAGAATTACAATCAGGGCCGTAGTGCTGCGCAGGAAAGGCAAGAAAGACAGGAGAGGCGCCAG GGATGGAAATCTGAGAAGAATCTTAAGTTTCTCCTTCAGAAGGTATTGAAGCAGAGTGATGTGGGTAGTCTTGGAAGGATTGTGTTGCCAAAA AAAGAAGCAGAAACTCATCTTCCTGAATTGGATGCAAGAGACGGAATTTCCATTGCAATGGAAGACATTGGGACTTCTCGTGTGTGGAACATGCGCTATAG TTTCAGGTACTGGCCCAACAACAAAAGCAGGATGTATCTCCTTGAAAACACAG GAGATTTTGTGAGAGCCAATGGACTCCAAGAAGGAGACTTCATAGTCATCTATTCCGATGTGAAATGCAACAAATAT ATGATACGAGGAGTGAAGGTACGGCAAGAGGGGCCAAAATCAGAGGGCAACAAAAGGCCGGGAAAGACACAAAGGAACCAGCATGCAAGCACTCCAGCTGTCAACAATGGATCGTCACCTTCTTCAGCCACAACCGCACACAAGAAAATAACAGTAAAGTAA